From the genome of Novosphingobium sp. TH158, one region includes:
- a CDS encoding bifunctional diguanylate cyclase/phosphodiesterase — MRLRGMQYASLARNTIQRLIAHAVAGLAAGHVLLDEFSVFIVVGWLIALGAALSYTAKIDRMLSDADRRAIAKPEMTNQTIAYGIVSLIWAVPMVMLALGGTPLLKLELWTVLAMLLAAHAVICPASPLGTIIFGTLVGIGSVAQFLLSGMIDAAAAAVALIVFVSLGAIEGARNFLTSRVAESAMLEKNEVVSLLLREFEEGEADWLWQIDTSRRVRSVSPRFAFALGLDPDEIDGKPFIQLIAGEAWETGQFPSSLHDLAERLKRRESFSNLLVRVTIRGEARWWELSGTPKLDESGNFDGFRGVGSDVTEQRESADKIAHLARYDTLTGLPNRLMLTETMGDAMRFAEQWRTKCAFLMIDLDRFKAVNDTLGHVVGDQLLARVSARLKEIMSENEICGRLGGDEFAIVIRDASDLGRVEHVAKAVIERLSQPYEVDHHTLYVGASVGSAVGPRDGSTVETLMRNADLALYRSKDAGGGVHCTYEPTLHADAEERRKLEFSLRRALENNEMLLNYQPVVDAKTEQVVSFEALIRWNSPEHGFVSPAKFIPMAEDTRLIVPIGEWVLREACREATRWPGHVKVAVNVSGEQLLDPHFSSTVVAALAASGLPAARLEIEVTESIFVRDGTTARNTLEQIMALGCSVALDDFGTGYSSLGYLRKLRFSTIKVDRSFVQGAATGNPESLAIIRAVVAMAQSLEMSTTAEGVETEAELNMVRSLGATKVQGFYFGRPMVASEAGRLFYQNTVSRGGQAA, encoded by the coding sequence ATGCGCCTTCGTGGCATGCAATATGCCAGCCTCGCCCGTAACACGATCCAGCGGCTGATCGCCCATGCCGTGGCGGGTCTCGCCGCCGGTCATGTCCTGCTCGATGAATTCAGCGTGTTCATCGTCGTTGGCTGGCTGATCGCGCTGGGCGCTGCGCTTTCCTATACGGCCAAGATCGACCGCATGCTGTCAGATGCGGACCGCCGGGCGATCGCGAAGCCGGAAATGACCAACCAGACGATAGCCTATGGCATCGTCTCGCTGATCTGGGCCGTCCCCATGGTCATGCTTGCGCTGGGTGGAACGCCCCTGCTCAAGCTGGAATTGTGGACGGTGCTGGCGATGCTGCTGGCGGCACATGCGGTGATCTGTCCGGCAAGTCCGCTCGGCACGATCATCTTCGGCACCCTTGTTGGTATCGGTTCGGTCGCGCAGTTCCTGCTTTCGGGAATGATCGATGCCGCCGCCGCGGCCGTGGCGCTGATCGTCTTCGTTTCGCTTGGCGCAATCGAAGGCGCGCGCAATTTCCTCACATCGCGGGTGGCGGAATCGGCCATGCTCGAGAAGAACGAGGTCGTCTCGCTGCTGCTGCGCGAGTTCGAGGAAGGCGAGGCGGACTGGCTGTGGCAGATCGACACCTCGCGCCGGGTGCGTTCGGTCAGCCCGCGCTTTGCCTTTGCCCTGGGCCTTGATCCTGACGAGATCGACGGCAAACCTTTCATCCAGCTGATCGCCGGCGAGGCCTGGGAAACCGGCCAATTCCCCTCAAGCCTGCACGATCTGGCCGAGCGCCTGAAGCGGCGTGAGAGCTTTTCGAACCTGCTGGTGCGCGTAACCATCCGGGGCGAGGCGCGCTGGTGGGAGCTTTCCGGCACGCCGAAGCTGGACGAGAGCGGCAACTTCGACGGCTTCCGCGGCGTCGGTTCCGACGTGACGGAACAGCGCGAGAGCGCCGACAAGATTGCCCATCTCGCCCGTTACGACACGCTTACCGGTCTTCCCAATCGCCTCATGCTGACCGAGACCATGGGTGATGCCATGCGGTTTGCCGAGCAGTGGCGGACCAAGTGCGCCTTCCTGATGATCGACCTCGACCGCTTCAAGGCCGTGAACGATACCCTGGGCCACGTCGTGGGCGACCAGTTGCTGGCGCGCGTTTCGGCTCGTCTCAAGGAAATCATGTCCGAGAACGAGATCTGCGGGCGCCTTGGCGGTGACGAGTTCGCCATCGTGATCCGCGACGCATCCGATCTCGGCCGCGTCGAGCATGTGGCGAAGGCGGTGATCGAGCGCCTGTCGCAGCCTTACGAAGTCGACCATCACACGCTTTACGTCGGCGCTTCGGTGGGGTCGGCCGTCGGCCCGCGCGACGGATCGACCGTGGAAACGCTGATGCGCAACGCCGACCTTGCGCTGTACCGCTCGAAGGATGCCGGCGGCGGGGTGCACTGCACCTATGAACCGACGCTCCACGCCGATGCCGAGGAACGCCGCAAGCTGGAATTTTCGCTGCGCCGCGCGCTCGAGAACAACGAAATGCTGCTGAACTACCAGCCAGTGGTCGATGCCAAGACCGAGCAGGTGGTGAGCTTCGAGGCCCTGATCCGCTGGAACAGCCCCGAGCACGGCTTTGTCAGCCCGGCCAAGTTCATACCCATGGCCGAGGATACGCGCCTGATCGTTCCTATCGGTGAGTGGGTGCTGCGCGAGGCCTGCCGCGAGGCGACCCGCTGGCCCGGCCATGTGAAGGTTGCGGTCAACGTATCAGGCGAACAGCTGCTCGACCCGCACTTCTCTTCGACCGTGGTCGCCGCCCTGGCAGCCTCCGGCCTGCCGGCTGCGCGCCTGGAAATCGAGGTGACGGAGAGCATTTTCGTGCGCGACGGCACCACTGCCCGCAACACGCTGGAGCAGATCATGGCGCTGGGCTGCTCGGTTGCGCTGGATGACTTCGGCACGGGCTATTCCTCGCTCGGCTACCTGCGCAAGCTTCGCTTCTCGACCATCAAGGTCGATCGCAGCTTCGTCCAGGGCGCGGCGACCGGCAATCCCGAGAGCCTTGCCATCATCCGTGCCGTCGTGGCCATGGCGCAAAGCCTCGAGATGTCGACCACGGCAGAAGGCGTCGAGACCGAGGCCGAGCTCAACATGGTTCGCAGCCTTGGTGCGACCAAGGTGCAGGGCTTCTATTTCGGTCGCCCGATGGTGGCGAGCGAAGCCGGCCGGCTGTTTTATCAGAACACCGTTTCGCGCGGTGGCCAGGCAGCCTGA
- the glmS gene encoding glutamine--fructose-6-phosphate transaminase (isomerizing), translating into MCGIIGIVGRQAVAERLVDGLRRMEYRGYDSAGVCTVSGGQLIRRRAPGKLANLVLELERDPAAGSTGIAHTRWATHGAPTAANAHPHATDHLALVHNGIIENFKSLRDALMARGRRFESDTDTEVVAHLVSEQVEAGLSPDDAVKAVLPTLRGAFALAIAFREHPDMLIGARLGSPLVVGYGDGETYLGSDALALAPLTQKITYLDEGDWVVITRDGARIFDKDNNPVEREIVASGASAAAIEKGNYRHFMQKEIFEQPTVVAQTLRSYLRQVDQTVALPQFDFDLSTINRVTIVACGTSFYAGMVAKYWFEQFARLPVDIDVASEFRYRDPVLEPGGLALFISQSGETADTLAALRHCKEAGQTIAVVVNVPTSSMAREADLLLPTHAGPEIGVASTKAFTCQLAVLAALAAHLAVKRGRMDRAEEADIVEQLLEVPACLNAALAHDDEIAAMAHLIAPARDVLYLGRGQDYPLALEGALKLKEISYIHAEGYASGEMKHGPIALIDEAVPVIVLAPSGPLFEKTVSNMQEVRARGGKIVLISDKEGLEEAGEGCLATIEMPKVHPLIAPLVYAVPVQLLAYHVACAKGTDVDQPRNLAKSVTVE; encoded by the coding sequence ATGTGCGGCATTATCGGCATCGTCGGCAGGCAAGCGGTCGCAGAGCGGCTTGTCGATGGTCTGCGGCGGATGGAATACCGCGGCTATGACAGTGCGGGCGTCTGCACCGTCAGCGGCGGGCAACTCATCCGTCGGCGCGCGCCCGGCAAGCTGGCCAACCTTGTGCTTGAGCTTGAGCGCGATCCCGCAGCCGGCAGCACCGGCATCGCCCATACGCGCTGGGCGACGCACGGCGCGCCAACCGCAGCCAATGCCCACCCGCATGCGACGGATCATCTCGCGCTGGTCCACAATGGCATTATCGAGAACTTCAAGTCGCTGCGCGATGCGCTGATGGCCCGCGGCCGTCGCTTCGAGAGCGACACCGATACCGAAGTGGTCGCCCATCTCGTATCCGAGCAGGTGGAAGCCGGCCTTTCGCCCGATGATGCCGTAAAGGCCGTGCTGCCCACGCTGCGCGGGGCCTTCGCGCTTGCCATTGCCTTTCGTGAACACCCGGACATGCTGATCGGTGCGCGGCTCGGCTCGCCGCTCGTGGTCGGCTATGGCGACGGGGAGACCTATCTCGGCTCCGACGCGCTTGCGCTGGCGCCGCTGACCCAGAAGATCACCTACCTCGATGAAGGGGACTGGGTGGTCATCACGCGCGACGGCGCACGGATTTTCGACAAGGACAACAACCCCGTCGAGCGTGAAATCGTTGCCTCGGGTGCCTCTGCCGCCGCGATCGAGAAGGGCAATTACCGCCACTTCATGCAGAAGGAGATCTTCGAGCAGCCGACTGTGGTCGCTCAAACGCTTCGCTCGTATCTGCGCCAGGTGGACCAGACGGTAGCCCTGCCGCAGTTCGATTTCGACCTTTCCACGATCAACCGCGTTACCATCGTGGCCTGCGGCACCAGCTTTTATGCAGGCATGGTGGCCAAGTACTGGTTCGAGCAGTTCGCGCGCCTGCCGGTCGATATCGATGTGGCGAGCGAGTTCCGGTATCGCGATCCGGTGCTTGAGCCGGGCGGACTGGCACTGTTCATCAGCCAGAGCGGGGAAACTGCCGATACCCTTGCCGCTCTGCGCCATTGCAAGGAAGCCGGCCAGACCATCGCCGTCGTCGTCAACGTGCCGACAAGTTCGATGGCGCGCGAGGCGGATTTGCTGCTGCCGACCCATGCCGGGCCGGAGATCGGCGTGGCATCGACCAAGGCCTTCACCTGCCAGCTCGCCGTGCTGGCGGCTCTCGCCGCTCACCTGGCGGTGAAGCGCGGCCGGATGGACCGCGCTGAAGAGGCCGACATCGTCGAGCAGCTGCTTGAAGTGCCCGCCTGCCTCAATGCCGCGCTTGCCCACGATGATGAGATCGCCGCGATGGCACACCTGATCGCACCGGCGCGGGACGTGCTTTACCTGGGTCGTGGACAGGATTACCCGCTGGCGCTGGAAGGCGCGTTGAAACTCAAGGAAATCAGCTATATCCATGCGGAAGGCTATGCTTCGGGTGAAATGAAGCACGGGCCGATCGCCCTGATCGACGAGGCGGTTCCCGTGATCGTCCTGGCGCCTTCCGGTCCGCTGTTCGAAAAGACCGTTTCCAACATGCAGGAAGTGCGGGCGCGTGGCGGCAAGATCGTGCTGATTTCCGACAAGGAAGGGCTTGAGGAAGCGGGCGAGGGGTGCCTTGCAACGATCGAAATGCCCAAGGTGCACCCGCTGATCGCGCCGCTGGTCTATGCCGTGCCGGTGCAGCTGCTGGCCTATCATGTGGCCTGCGCGAAGGGCACGGACGTTGACCAGCCGCGCAATCTCGCAAAGTCGGTCACGGTGGAATGA
- a CDS encoding PIN domain-containing protein, giving the protein MSESYFDTSIVIDMLSGHHLAMAELRRVSRPWISRITWLEVMAAVPAPARDETEGFLANFSTREITPEIARRAAMMRVDRPSLSLPAALVFASAQDHGAILVTRNIKDFPANIPGIRVPYT; this is encoded by the coding sequence GTGAGCGAAAGTTACTTCGACACGTCGATCGTGATCGACATGCTTTCCGGCCATCATCTGGCCATGGCAGAGCTGCGCCGCGTGTCGCGTCCGTGGATCAGCCGCATCACCTGGCTGGAAGTCATGGCGGCCGTACCGGCCCCGGCTCGCGACGAAACCGAGGGGTTCCTTGCGAACTTCTCGACGCGCGAAATCACCCCGGAAATTGCCCGGCGAGCAGCAATGATGCGGGTGGATCGCCCCTCGCTCAGCCTGCCGGCCGCACTGGTCTTTGCCTCGGCACAAGACCACGGTGCGATCCTGGTTACGCGAAATATCAAGGATTTCCCGGCAAACATTCCCGGAATCCGGGTTCCCTACACCTGA
- a CDS encoding ribbon-helix-helix domain-containing protein, which translates to MRILADLPDEDIAWLDSHAAEQGKSRAAVIRDAITAYRSRQKDWLEQGFGLWTRYGQGADGAEYEAEIRKAWDTGEIS; encoded by the coding sequence ATGCGCATCCTCGCTGACCTTCCCGACGAAGACATTGCCTGGCTCGATTCGCACGCGGCGGAGCAGGGCAAATCGCGCGCGGCCGTGATCCGCGATGCTATCACCGCCTATCGTTCCCGCCAGAAGGATTGGCTGGAGCAAGGATTCGGCCTTTGGACCCGCTATGGGCAGGGCGCTGACGGGGCGGAATACGAAGCGGAAATCCGCAAGGCCTGGGACACGGGCGAAATTTCGTGA
- the glmU gene encoding bifunctional UDP-N-acetylglucosamine diphosphorylase/glucosamine-1-phosphate N-acetyltransferase GlmU, which yields MTTVNHARPLAIVILAAGKGTRMKSDLHKVLHPIAGRPMIEHLMASAAELAPERQVVVVGAGREQLEAAMGDRAAIAVQEPQHGTGHAVQQAETALAGFAGDVLILYGDVPFVSAGTMRSMIGRLHGEDNPAVVVLGFEPAETLQYGRVIAEGDRVLKMVEHKDANDVERACRLCNSGLMAVRSEDLFGLLARVGNENAQGEYYLVDIVNIANADGRTCAVVVTADADEVAGINSRGELAEAEERWQQRRRAQAMADGASLVAPHTVWFSWDTRLGRDVLVEQNVVFGPGVSVADGARIRAFSHLEGASLASGTEVGPYARLRPGAVLEEKAKVGNFVEVKKAVLGKGAKANHLSYIGDAEVGAGANIGAGTITCNYDGYFKYKTVIGERAFIGSNSALVAPVRIGADAIVAAGSAVTRDVGDGELRIVRAEQLVKQGWADRFHDAMKRKKAEAKAGRK from the coding sequence ATGACGACCGTTAACCACGCAAGACCGCTCGCCATCGTGATTCTCGCCGCGGGCAAGGGCACCCGCATGAAAAGCGACCTGCACAAGGTGCTCCATCCGATTGCCGGGCGTCCGATGATCGAGCACCTGATGGCCAGCGCCGCCGAACTCGCTCCCGAGCGGCAGGTCGTGGTCGTCGGCGCGGGTCGCGAACAGCTTGAGGCGGCGATGGGGGATCGGGCGGCCATTGCCGTCCAGGAACCGCAGCACGGCACCGGCCATGCAGTGCAGCAGGCAGAAACTGCCCTGGCGGGTTTCGCGGGCGATGTGCTCATCCTCTATGGCGACGTGCCGTTCGTCAGTGCCGGAACCATGCGTTCGATGATCGGCCGCCTGCACGGGGAGGATAACCCCGCTGTGGTCGTGCTTGGTTTCGAGCCTGCTGAAACGCTGCAATATGGCCGCGTGATCGCCGAGGGCGACCGGGTGCTCAAGATGGTCGAGCACAAGGATGCCAACGATGTGGAGCGCGCCTGCCGCCTCTGCAATTCGGGCCTCATGGCGGTGCGTTCCGAAGACCTGTTCGGCCTGCTTGCGCGCGTGGGTAACGAAAACGCGCAAGGCGAGTACTACCTCGTTGACATCGTCAATATCGCCAATGCCGACGGGCGGACCTGCGCCGTCGTCGTCACTGCGGATGCCGATGAGGTTGCCGGGATCAACAGCCGCGGCGAACTGGCGGAGGCGGAGGAACGCTGGCAGCAGCGCCGCCGGGCTCAGGCGATGGCCGATGGCGCCAGCCTGGTTGCGCCGCATACGGTGTGGTTCTCGTGGGACACACGGCTCGGACGCGACGTGCTGGTAGAGCAGAATGTAGTCTTCGGCCCCGGTGTGTCGGTTGCCGATGGCGCAAGGATCCGGGCGTTCAGCCACCTTGAGGGTGCCAGCCTTGCCAGCGGAACCGAAGTCGGCCCTTACGCGCGTCTGCGCCCCGGCGCCGTGCTTGAGGAAAAGGCGAAGGTCGGCAACTTCGTCGAGGTGAAGAAGGCGGTGCTTGGCAAGGGTGCCAAGGCAAACCACCTTTCCTACATCGGTGACGCCGAAGTGGGGGCAGGGGCCAACATCGGCGCAGGCACCATTACCTGCAATTATGACGGCTACTTCAAGTACAAGACGGTAATTGGCGAGCGCGCCTTCATTGGGTCCAATTCGGCGCTGGTTGCGCCTGTAAGGATCGGTGCGGATGCTATCGTTGCAGCTGGCAGCGCGGTTACCCGCGACGTGGGTGATGGCGAACTGCGCATTGTCCGGGCGGAACAGCTGGTCAAACAGGGCTGGGCAGACCGCTTCCATGACGCAATGAAGCGCAAGAAGGCGGAAGCGAAAGCCGGCAGGAAATAA
- a CDS encoding HAD-IA family hydrolase: MTQFPFQIVGFDLDGTLLDTHADLGHALNHALKLAGRPEVPVALARDLIGGGAKMMLDRALAATGGPDGIDRDALHRELIAFYSANIAVHTRLFPGGEAMLEALDQHGVKIALVTNKLESLARTLLEELGLTKRFATIIGGDTLGPGRGKPAPDLLLLMLERLGEGRAAYVGDTTYDTGAARAAGLPCVAVSFGFNDVPVDELGADAVIGHFDELVPALLRL; this comes from the coding sequence ATGACGCAATTTCCTTTCCAGATCGTCGGTTTCGACCTCGACGGCACGCTGCTCGACACCCATGCGGACCTTGGCCACGCGCTGAACCACGCGCTCAAGCTTGCCGGCCGGCCGGAAGTGCCGGTGGCGCTGGCGCGCGACCTGATCGGCGGCGGCGCAAAGATGATGCTCGACAGGGCTCTGGCCGCAACCGGCGGGCCGGACGGTATCGACAGGGATGCCCTGCACCGCGAACTGATCGCCTTCTACAGCGCGAACATCGCTGTCCATACCCGTCTGTTTCCGGGGGGCGAGGCCATGCTGGAGGCGCTCGACCAGCATGGTGTGAAGATTGCGCTGGTGACCAACAAGCTGGAGTCGCTCGCCCGCACCCTGCTGGAAGAACTGGGGCTGACGAAACGCTTCGCCACGATCATCGGCGGAGACACACTGGGACCGGGTCGCGGCAAACCCGCGCCCGATCTGCTCCTCCTGATGCTGGAACGGCTCGGCGAGGGGCGCGCAGCCTATGTCGGGGATACGACCTATGACACGGGCGCGGCCCGCGCCGCCGGGCTACCCTGCGTTGCAGTAAGCTTCGGCTTCAATGACGTACCGGTGGACGAGCTTGGCGCCGACGCCGTGATCGGCCATTTCGACGAGCTCGTCCCTGCCCTGCTGCGCCTTTAG
- a CDS encoding OprO/OprP family phosphate-selective porin: MSRFLRTSAIAIACASGWALPAHAQNADLKAVQQQIAALQAQMDGMQKQITTLQERLGEANARAASAEARAVNAEGQAAAASAALAKAPAATATAKPATEITWDGAPKLASKDGWSFKPRGRLHFDAGTISTPGALLSTNLGTRTRVRRARLGFEGTVPGGFGYKAEADFANGSVGFGDVLVSYASPKLPLAVRVGNFETLNSMEQISSSNFNTFIERSTFNDAFINARRLGIATAIKSRNDDLRAELGLFAAHAIDSSLDNNGWIGAARLVYAPKALGGQLHLGASFQYRDFASNIAGGTSSGTGMPSTNQLARYRARPTSQLTDIRFVDTGSFAASSDHILGIEAAAVFKGLYFAGEAQWLKAKGYAAGSLASGNDAFSGSNTAVTPTADPGFFGAYGEVGYFLTGETRGYKRGDGTWARTKVLNPVTKGGSGAFQLALRYDYLDLDDDRLINGLTNNFTSGTTSLAAVTSRLGRGGTQSSYLLGLNWYPMDYVRFMVNYGRVEVTGGPLAGQVLPLSTLPVDQRKYGLDVLQTRLQIDF, encoded by the coding sequence ATGTCCCGGTTCCTTCGCACTTCCGCTATCGCCATCGCCTGTGCTTCAGGCTGGGCGCTGCCTGCCCATGCCCAGAACGCCGACCTGAAAGCGGTGCAGCAGCAGATCGCCGCGCTGCAGGCGCAGATGGACGGCATGCAGAAGCAGATCACCACTTTGCAGGAGCGGCTTGGCGAGGCCAATGCCCGCGCCGCTTCGGCGGAAGCGCGGGCGGTGAACGCGGAAGGCCAAGCTGCGGCCGCCTCTGCCGCACTCGCCAAGGCTCCGGCTGCGACGGCAACCGCCAAGCCAGCGACCGAGATCACCTGGGACGGTGCGCCCAAGCTGGCCAGCAAGGATGGCTGGAGCTTCAAGCCGCGCGGGCGGCTTCATTTCGATGCCGGAACGATCAGCACGCCGGGCGCGCTGCTCAGCACCAACCTTGGCACCCGCACCCGCGTCCGCCGCGCCCGTCTCGGCTTCGAAGGCACGGTGCCCGGCGGCTTCGGCTACAAGGCGGAAGCGGACTTCGCCAACGGCTCGGTTGGCTTCGGCGATGTTCTCGTCAGCTATGCCTCACCGAAGTTGCCGCTGGCCGTTCGCGTCGGCAATTTCGAGACGCTGAACAGCATGGAGCAGATATCCAGCTCCAACTTCAACACCTTCATCGAACGGTCGACCTTCAACGACGCTTTCATCAATGCCCGCCGCCTGGGCATTGCCACGGCAATCAAGAGCCGGAATGACGACCTTCGCGCCGAGCTGGGACTGTTTGCGGCCCACGCCATCGACAGCAGTCTCGACAACAACGGCTGGATCGGCGCGGCACGGCTTGTCTATGCGCCCAAGGCCCTGGGGGGGCAGCTGCACCTTGGCGCCAGCTTCCAGTATCGCGATTTCGCCTCGAACATCGCGGGTGGCACCTCCAGCGGCACCGGCATGCCCTCGACCAATCAGCTTGCCCGCTATCGCGCCCGCCCGACCAGCCAGCTTACCGACATCCGCTTCGTCGATACAGGAAGCTTTGCCGCCAGCAGCGACCATATCCTGGGCATCGAGGCGGCGGCCGTGTTCAAGGGGCTCTACTTCGCCGGTGAAGCGCAGTGGCTCAAGGCCAAGGGCTATGCGGCCGGCTCGCTGGCATCGGGTAACGACGCGTTCTCTGGCAGCAACACGGCCGTAACGCCGACTGCCGATCCCGGCTTCTTCGGGGCCTATGGCGAGGTCGGCTATTTCCTGACCGGCGAGACGCGCGGCTACAAGCGCGGCGATGGCACCTGGGCCCGTACCAAGGTGCTCAACCCCGTGACCAAGGGCGGGTCGGGGGCGTTCCAGCTTGCTCTGCGCTATGACTATCTCGATCTCGACGACGACCGCCTGATCAACGGCCTGACCAACAACTTCACTTCCGGCACCACTAGCCTCGCGGCGGTGACCAGCCGGCTTGGACGGGGTGGAACCCAGTCCAGCTACCTGCTGGGCCTTAACTGGTACCCGATGGACTATGTCCGCTTCATGGTGAACTATGGCCGAGTCGAAGTGACGGGCGGTCCGCTGGCCGGCCAGGTCCTGCCGCTTTCCACCCTGCCGGTGGATCAGCGCAAGTACGGCCTGGACGTGCTGCAGACCCGCCTGCAGATTGATTTCTAA
- a CDS encoding SDR family NAD(P)-dependent oxidoreductase yields MTISFKDKVAIVTGAGGGLGKAYALELARRGAKVVVNDLGAARDGTGHSDAALAVVDEIKAAGGEAMSNGGSVTEYEQMVEMVAKAKEAWGGVHILINNAGILRDKSFAKMEPADFELVVRVHLLGSAFVTKACWETMREQNYGRILMTTSSSGLGGNFGQSNYSAAKLGLVGLAKTLYLEGAKNNIRVNSLAPTAGTRMTQDIFPEEAYKAFNPEAVVPAALFLVSEDAPTNAIVGAGAGVFQSAFVTMNEGVLLPPGNCTVESFAEAWGTVSKQTGDKAIQNGMEQSMHAMTMLQKAASGS; encoded by the coding sequence ATGACCATTTCGTTCAAGGACAAGGTCGCCATCGTTACCGGCGCAGGCGGAGGCCTGGGCAAGGCCTATGCCCTGGAACTGGCCCGGCGCGGGGCAAAGGTCGTCGTCAACGATCTGGGCGCAGCGCGTGACGGCACCGGCCATTCCGACGCAGCCCTCGCCGTGGTCGACGAGATCAAGGCCGCCGGCGGCGAAGCCATGTCGAACGGCGGTTCGGTCACCGAATACGAACAGATGGTGGAAATGGTCGCCAAGGCCAAGGAAGCCTGGGGCGGCGTCCACATCCTCATCAACAATGCCGGCATCCTGCGCGACAAGAGCTTCGCCAAGATGGAACCGGCAGATTTCGAACTGGTCGTGCGCGTCCACCTGCTTGGCTCGGCTTTCGTTACCAAGGCCTGCTGGGAAACCATGCGCGAGCAGAACTATGGCCGCATCCTGATGACCACCTCTTCCTCCGGCCTGGGGGGCAACTTCGGCCAGTCGAACTATTCGGCGGCAAAGCTTGGCCTCGTCGGGCTGGCCAAGACGCTTTACCTCGAAGGCGCGAAGAACAACATTCGCGTGAATTCGCTGGCGCCGACCGCCGGCACCCGCATGACGCAGGATATCTTCCCGGAAGAAGCCTACAAGGCGTTCAATCCCGAGGCCGTCGTACCCGCCGCCCTGTTCCTCGTTTCCGAAGATGCGCCGACCAACGCCATCGTCGGTGCCGGTGCGGGCGTGTTCCAGAGCGCGTTTGTCACCATGAACGAGGGCGTGCTCCTGCCCCCGGGCAACTGCACGGTCGAGAGCTTCGCCGAAGCCTGGGGCACCGTCTCGAAGCAGACCGGCGACAAGGCGATCCAGAACGGCATGGAGCAGTCAATGCACGCCATGACCATGCTGCAAAAGGCTGCCTCGGGCAGCTGA
- a CDS encoding DUF2794 domain-containing protein, with amino-acid sequence MSAVVTPFPGGQPPQVGFDRTELQRILDLYGRMVAAGEWRDYAMDFSRDAAAFCAFRRAAERPQVRLEKRPALRSRQGMWTLFGESGQILKRGHELSGVLSPLERRLVKLVEE; translated from the coding sequence TTGAGTGCGGTTGTCACTCCGTTCCCCGGCGGACAGCCTCCCCAGGTCGGCTTTGACCGCACCGAACTCCAGCGAATCCTCGATCTCTATGGCCGCATGGTCGCGGCCGGGGAGTGGCGCGACTATGCCATGGATTTCAGCCGCGACGCCGCGGCGTTCTGCGCATTTCGCCGGGCTGCGGAACGGCCTCAGGTGCGCCTGGAAAAGCGCCCGGCCTTGCGATCCCGCCAAGGCATGTGGACGCTTTTCGGAGAGTCCGGCCAGATCCTGAAGCGCGGACACGAATTGAGCGGGGTGCTTTCCCCGCTGGAGCGCCGGTTGGTCAAGCTCGTCGAGGAATGA